Within the Bacteroidota bacterium genome, the region AAAGTGTAATTCAAAGTCCATTGTTTGATTTTTAAAATCAAACAACAAACTTTTTTCATTCCCTTTTCAACTCAATCCGCCATTATTATTAACAGCTAACTGTTTGTCCCTCAATTATTATTCATGCGGTGGCCCTGGATTGACAATACGCGTTCCTTTAAATCAACTATTAATAATTATCAGTCAACCATCAGTTTTTTAAGGGCGGTATATTTGTTTCCTTTTATTTCAACACAATATATTCCGGGAGCGATGCCGGAAATATCCAATGTTGTCCTTGATTGATTTTTTTCCGGTACAAATTTTATAACCTCCATGCCAAGCTGATTTCGCAATAGTATCTGAGCCGGTTGGTTTGCGGAAAGTTCCGGCCACTCAATATTAAGTTTGTCATTCGCAGGATTCGGATATACAGAAACAAGAGTGCTTGCGTTAGTTTCAGTAACACCTACAACTGCAATATTATCTTTAATATTACTTCTCGAATTGTTAATTGTTTTGGTTGTCAGCACACTCATGTCGTCATTTTTTCCGGAACTTTTTTTGCTGAAAGTTGCAGTGCAGGTGATCGACCATTGTGTTTCTACACGCCACTTCCCGTTAATGTAACTCGAATAACTTGGTTCTGCAACAGTGTTTTGTGATCCTGTTACACTGTTTGCCACAGTCCATATTCCGGTACCATTGTTATCGCGCATCAATAAGTAATTGCTGACCGGATTAGCAGAGCCTTCGATGGTATATAGCGGATTCCATGTAAATTGCCCTAATCCGTTATCGACAATAAAAATAGTATTGTGATAGGGGCTGAGGTAACTGTAATTTCCTGATGTATCCATAAACTGCAATTTGTACCTGTAAGTACCGGCGTTTGGATTGCCTGTATTGGGTGCATATTTGGTTCGTACGGTATCAGTATAGTAGCTCAGCGAATCGTAAGGGATAGTTCCTAACGGACTATAAAGATTTGAGGAAGTTTCTCTGTATGCTATAAAATGCTTTACTCCCATATATGGTGTTTTATCCCAAAAAATAACATTGTTTTTAGACAGGCTGTCAACTGTTACGGTACATAATTGCGGAACTAACATACCATTACGTGTAATATCATTTGAAATAAAAATATCAGTAAGGCCACCGTTGTTCAGTGTATTCGCGCCAAATGCGATCGATACAGATTTGAATGTACCGGTAATGTATGGAATGCCGTTAGTTCCGAGAGCCAATTTATCTATTGCATCATCGCCCGGTCCGCCCGCGCTTTTAGCCCATTTAAGCTGGCCATTGGAATTATACTTTGCCAAAAAAATATCAGAGGTTGTATTGGTTCCGGTTATATTATTAAGTGTTATTCCGTCAATAGTGATCGATGTGGACTTGAATCGGCCACCGACAAACACATCACCGTTTTTGTTTATAACAACGGATTTTCCATAATCATCAGTAAGCCCTCCAATACGTTTTGCCCATAACGCATTACCGGCCCCATCATATTTTGCCAGGAATCCATTTCCCCAGGAAGTGAACTTAATAAGTACGAGTTTAATATTATCAAACGTAACTGAATCTGACTGAAAATAACCGGTGAGATAAATATTTCCGGCTTTATCGGTAGTGACACCGGTAGCCTCATCGTTGTAATTGTCCCCTACACTTTTGGCCCAGGAAAGTGTACCCGCCGGGTTAAATTTTGCAAAGAACATATTTAAGTTGGGTTGTCCGTTTAATATTTGAGAATCAACTTTCAATGAATCGGAGTAATAGCCTGCAATAATTACATTGCCAGTGGTGTCAGTAGCAATGCTGTTGATCTGATTGTTGCCATATCCGGTAATACTTTTTACAGAAATAGCGTTCCCGCTGCTGCTAAATTTTGCAAGGAATGAACTGTAGTCAGAGGTGTTCCCCGTTATTTTTATTCCGCCAAATTTAACGCTATCAGACAAATAGTAGCCAGACATATATATATCCCCGTTCTTATCTATAGCCAGATCAGAAGGGTATACTGATCCGCTCGCATCCAGACCCTTTGCCCAAATAACAGTACCGGCGGAATTTAGTTTTACCAGATAAGTACTCCATCCGGTGCCATTATTACTCAGCGAATCTGTACCGAATTTTATATAGTATGAATAGTATGCACCGGTTAAATATACATTCCCTGACTTGTCAGTTATAATCGCAGTTCCTCTATCGTCGTAATTTTGATCTCCGGCATGCTTTGCCCAAACTACATTTCCGCACGAATCATGTTTTACAATGAAAACATCCGAGGTTCCTGTGCTACTTACATTTACAAGAGTTGTTGAACCAAAAGTAATTGTAGGGGAGCTAAAATGTCCAACACTATATACATTGCCATTATTGTCAACTGATATCCCCCTGGATTGTTCATCTTTAGCTAAACCATATCCTTTTGTCCATTGGCAATAAGGTTGTCCCCATACGATCAGAGGAGTTACAATTGTCAAAATAATTATTGAAAAATTTGTGAGTGTAAAGTAGTTTCTTTTCATTTTAAGTTGTGTTAAGGTTAATTGGTTCTAATTTTTAAGACAAATGGTATGTTATTATTCAATCACCAGTTTTTTAAGTGCCGTATATTTATCGCCTTTCAGCTCAAGGCAATAAATACCGGCAGCTAAATCTGAAATATCAATTGTTGTTCTGGTTTTATTTTTTTCAGGAGCCAATTTTATTATTTCCGTCCCAAGGTAATTTCGTATAATAACCAGAACAGGAGGCTCGCTTGACAATTCCGGCCATTCAATATTGAGCCTTCCGTTAGCTGGGTTTGGATAAAGTGAGAAGCGTGTGCCAGCATTTGATTCATTAATTCCGATGGCGGCAATATTGTCTTTAATATTACTCCGGGAG harbors:
- a CDS encoding SBBP repeat-containing protein, yielding MKRNYFTLTNFSIIILTIVTPLIVWGQPYCQWTKGYGLAKDEQSRGISVDNNGNVYSVGHFSSPTITFGSTTLVNVSSTGTSDVFIVKHDSCGNVVWAKHAGDQNYDDRGTAIITDKSGNVYLTGAYYSYYIKFGTDSLSNNGTGWSTYLVKLNSAGTVIWAKGLDASGSVYPSDLAIDKNGDIYMSGYYLSDSVKFGGIKITGNTSDYSSFLAKFSSSGNAISVKSITGYGNNQINSIATDTTGNVIIAGYYSDSLKVDSQILNGQPNLNMFFAKFNPAGTLSWAKSVGDNYNDEATGVTTDKAGNIYLTGYFQSDSVTFDNIKLVLIKFTSWGNGFLAKYDGAGNALWAKRIGGLTDDYGKSVVINKNGDVFVGGRFKSTSITIDGITLNNITGTNTTSDIFLAKYNSNGQLKWAKSAGGPGDDAIDKLALGTNGIPYITGTFKSVSIAFGANTLNNGGLTDIFISNDITRNGMLVPQLCTVTVDSLSKNNVIFWDKTPYMGVKHFIAYRETSSNLYSPLGTIPYDSLSYYTDTVRTKYAPNTGNPNAGTYRYKLQFMDTSGNYSYLSPYHNTIFIVDNGLGQFTWNPLYTIEGSANPVSNYLLMRDNNGTGIWTVANSVTGSQNTVAEPSYSSYINGKWRVETQWSITCTATFSKKSSGKNDDMSVLTTKTINNSRSNIKDNIAVVGVTETNASTLVSVYPNPANDKLNIEWPELSANQPAQILLRNQLGMEVIKFVPEKNQSRTTLDISGIAPGIYCVEIKGNKYTALKKLMVD